The segment CATTTAAACGCCACATTGATGCGTTATTGGAAGAATATGAGATCAAGGCGATTGCCGGAACTGTTGAGGTAGATTATCAAAATATCCCATTCTTCTCTGCCTATGACGTATTCGATGATGAAAAACTCAATACATTGAAACGCATCGCAGATGACGAAGTTCCGACAGCGAAAATTGTTGATTCATTAAAAGACTCATTGAATGCGATATCATCTGTTGAACGTTTGATTCAAGCTTTGCAAAAAGCGGTCCAACAAATCCAAGCAGACTTATCGATCATCGTTGAACCAGGTGTGGATACGGGTATCGTGATCCATGTTGCTTTTTTGATTGATGGTCTAATCAAACATGAAAAATTGCGTACATTTGATGATTTCCCCATTTTTGCAAAAATGTATCGCTTAGAAATGGATATTGTTCGAACGAATTTGATCGGGATCGAACGTAAATATGGTGTGAAAATCCCAGAACATGAAATTGCTTTTATCACACAAATGTTTATAGAAAATAAAATAAAAAAATGATTGAAATTACACAGTGCACACACTAACAATTAGTGTGTGCACTGTGTTTGCTTGATTAGTGTTGTGAAAACGCTATTTTACCTATTTAGTGTTTGGCATGCTTCTTGCATTATAGTTATAGTGTAAAACCAAATTTAAAGGAGTGGAAAAAATGGAGAAAAAAACAATCATGTTAGTATGTTCTGCAGGAATGAGTACAAGTTTATTAGTAACAAAAATGCAAAAAGCAGCAGAAGAAAAAGGAATGGAAGCAGATATCTTTGCGGTTTCAGCTTCAGATGCTGACAATAACCTTGAATCAAAAAATGTAGATGTTCTATTATTAGGTCCACAAGTTCGCTTTATGAAAGCACAATTTGAACAAAAATTAGCGCCAAAAGGAATTCCATTGGATGTTATCAATATGCAAGATTATGGCATGATGAACGGTGCAAAAGTACTTGAACAAGCTGAAAAATTAATGAAATAATCAATCGTGAAGCTGGAGGTAGAATAGTGGAAGATCAACAAAATCTAGAAGCCATCATGGGATTGATCATGTATGGTGGAAATGCAAAAAGCGATGCAATGGAAGCGATTTCCGCGGCGAAAAAAGGAGATTTTGATTTAGCGGAGCAAAAAATCCGCGATGCTGAAGCCTCTCTGGTAGAAGCGCATCATTCACAAACTCAAATGCTCACGCAAGAAGCACAAGGAAATCATATGCAAGTAACGCTGTTGACTGTGCATAGTCAAGATCACTTGATGACATCGATCGCATTTACAGACCTTGCAAAAGAAATCATTGATTTATATCGTAGAACTTACGTTGAATAACCATAACACTTCTTTTTTGAACGGAAGAAGAAAAAAATTTTTGAACGGATTTTTTTTATTTGGTATAAGGAGTTATTCTTTATATAAAAACTTATAGGAGGAAGTAATAATGAATGGATTAACAAGTTGGATGGAAAAATACATCCTTCCAGTTGCCGGAAGAATCGGCGCGCAAAAGCACTTAGTGGCATTGCGTGACGCTTTTATCGGTACGATGCCTGCAACAATGGCTGGATCAGTAGCTGTAATGATCAACGCAATTATTCGTGATTTACCACAGCAATTTATTAGTACGTATGCTGACAGCTTAGCAGCAGACAAAGGTTTTTTTGCTGTATTGAATGTGATCATCGGCATCAATGGGTTCGTTTGGAATGGTACCTTAGCGATCGCCGGACTGATCTTTGCCTTTTCATGGGGATATAATTTAGCCCGTGCATATGGCGTGAATGATTTAGCAGGAGGGATCGTTGGTTTAGCAACACTGATCCAAGGAATCGCTTTTGGCCCGTCATTATCAGCTGCATTGAATGTCAATGTTCCACAAAATGTGGCAGATGCGATTAATGGCTCGGAAATTGGGGCAACGATTGCTGATGGCACTCTATCAGTTGGTTTGTGGGGATGGTTGAAATTAGATCATTTAAACGGTAACGCCTACTTTACAGTAATGATCATGGGTGCAATCTCTGTTATCATTTTCTGTAAATTGATGCTTGCTAATATCACGATCAAAATGCCTGACTCAGTACCACCCGCAGTTTCTAAAGCATTTGCAGCAATCCTACCAGCAACGATTTCATTATATGTCATCGCTATCATTAATTATGTTGTTGGACGTGTGGCAGATGGTCAACTGATCATTGATTTAGTACAAAAATATATTGCAGAACCTTTCTTAGGCTTATCACAAGGTATTGGTGCTGTATTAATCGTTACGATCTTCGTTCAGATTTTCTGGTTCTTTGGTATCCATGGTCCGAACGTATTAGCACCAGTATTAGAAGGTATTTGGGGTCAAGCACAATTGATCAACATCGATATCTTCCAAAAAGGTTACAATGGCAAAACAGGAACACCTGCAGTATTAGATGCGATTGAAGATGGTAAAGCTTACATGTGGGTACGTGGCTCATTTGATGCGTTTGCATGGTTTGGTGGATCAGGTGGAACAATCGTTCTATTGATCGCTATCTTACTATTATCAAAACGTGCAGACTACTTGACTGTAGCAAAACTTTCGATTGGACCTGGTATCTTCAATATCAATGAACCAGTGATGTTTGGTTTACCAATCGTCTTGAATGCGATCATGTTTATCCCATTCTTGGTTGCGCCGGTTGTTGCAACAACAATTGGTTGGGTAGCTACTTATCTAGGATTAGTCGCACCGGTATCCCAACAAGTGACTTGGGTCGTCCCACCGTTCTTGCTATCGTTCCTTGCAACAGGGGCAGACTGGCGGGCGCCGATTGTCACATTAGTATGTATGGTTGTGACCTTCCTGATCTGGGCACCATTTGTGATGTCAGCAAATAAAATGGATCCAGCAGCAGGAGAACCTAAATAATCAGTTGAAGTAGGGGCTATGGGCGATGACGATCCGTCAAATCCCTAGCCCTCGCTTCATTCGAGTGAAACTAAAAGTAATCAATAAAAAAAGAAAAGAGGAGAACAAATGATTTCAATCGCTAGTGCTATGCAACAAGATGCAATCAAAGAATTATTAGAAGGATACAACGAAGAAGGCATGACCTTTACATTCAAAGAAAAACAAGGAATCAAATTATTCTTTGAAACAAGTGCAGAAGATAAAGAAGCAGCTGCCAAAACAGCAAAAGAATTGATCAAAGCTCAACCATGGGGCACGGTATTATATTTCCAAGCAGCAGCAGTCTAAGAAACAAGATAAGGGTGGTTCAAATGATAAAAAATGGATTGTTTTTGTGTAGTATTGGTTCACTGATCATACTATATAGTTTAAATCCGGGAACACAACAATATGACATTTATAGTATGGTCACTGGGTTGTTTTTTGCAGGACTAGGGATTTACTTCTTTTTAAAAGGTAAGAAAAAAGAAGAAGCAAAGGAGAAAAAGAACTAATGGAAATAATTAAAACACTAAACATTCCGGCATCGTTTTTCTATGATAAAGTGATGGATTCTGTTCTTTTTGATGTCCGCAAAGCCACTGGGAAATCAGTGACACGCAAACAATTAAAGAATCTTGAATACGTCAAACAATTCTCTCAAAATAATCGTGCACGCATTATCATTGAGGAAGTCATTGATAACCAATCTTATAAATTTCGTACCTCAACGACTAAAAATGATTTTGTCGTTCATTATCAAATCAAACCAATTGATGAAAAATCGTGTGAAGTCCACTATACAGAACAAATGGAATCACACGGTATGTTGCAGAAAATGAATGATATGATCTTAGGAACGATGTTGATGTATTTTAAAAAGAGACGTTTTAAAAAGATGCTAGGGATGATTGAAGAATCCTATTAAAAGAGGATGGTAAATCAAATCGTCCATCCAAGAGGATAACTAATGATCAAAATAAGAATAAGTTGTGGAAACAACGTTTGGATCAAAAAAATGAAGCGCTAAAAACCAAAATCGTTTGTTCTATTTTGGCTTTTTAGCGCTATTTTTTGTAAATCATTTTTTGAGAGATACTACTTTGTGAAAGTAATGAAGGTCCGCTTGCTATTATAAAGAAAATAATAGTACAATTGGTATAGATATTTAAAGGGAGAAGGGAAAGTATGACGAATGTTATAAAAGAATTAGGGAACCAAGCGCTAGAAGAAATGTACGCTTTAGCAACCTATGCTTTTAATTCACAAGATACAGACGAACGACGTGAACGATTTAAAATGATTGTTGAGAATTCATGGAACTACGGCTTTTTAGATCCAGAGGGCCATTTGACAAGTCAAGTAATGGCCACACCTTTTTCAGTGGATTTCTATGGAAAAAATTACTTGATGGCTGGGATTGGATACGTTGCTTCCTATCCTGAAGCGCGAGGACAGGGCGGTATCAATCGGATCATGGAAAAAATCCTTGAAGACTGTCGAGAAAGAAATGTCACGCTGTCTTATCTAGCACCATTTTCTTATCCTTTTTATCGTCGCTATGGCTACGAACAATTATTTGATCGAATCAGCTATGAGTTGGCGAGCCGTGATATGCCAGCTGTAAAGAAAACAACTGGTTATATGAAACGGACAAGTTTTGAAGAATCAGTGGATGCCATACGATCCATTTATACAAATATGCCGGAGAGTACGCGAGGCGGTTTGGTCCGAGAAGAATGGTGGTATTCCTACAAGTTTAAACAACGAAAAGAGAATCAATATGCACTGTATTACGACCGTGAGGGGAATGCTACAGGATATGTCGTTTATAAATTAGCCGCCCCTACATTTATCATCGTCGAAATGGGTTATCTGAATCATGAAGCATTGAAAGGATTGATGCGTTTCATTGGTTCGCATAGTGGCGCATTTGATTCGTTTGAGTATACATGTGGTTTTTCTGGCTACAGTAAAAATTATTTATTGGATAATCCATTTGCTAAAACCACGATCACGCCTTATATGATGGGAAGAATCGTAGATGTTGAGAAATTTATGCAGACTTATCCATTCCGACATGCAATCAACTTTTCTATCCATGTGACAGAAGATCCGTATGCAAAATGGAACGAAGGATTTTTTGATATTTCTTATGTCAATGGAGTACTTGAAGTAAAGAAAGTCCAACAGACAGAATTACCTGTGGTCAGTGGAACGATTCAAAGCTTGACACAATTATTGTTAGGATATCAAACAGTTGAAGAGCTTGATTTCCATGAAAAAATCAAAGTAGAAGGCGCATTGGTGGCTGAACTTAGTCAATCACTGCCTAATCAACAACCAATTCTCAATGATTATTTCTGAGTGAAGACAATCAGATGATAGGAGGAACATAGAAATGGAAGCAATGACGAATTGTCAAAGTTGTGGAATGTCACTTGATTCAGTTGAGATTTTAGGGACAAACAAAAACAATAGCAAGAGTGAAGAATATTGCATTTACTGCTACAAAGATGGCGCATTTTTAACTGATTGTACAATGGATGAAATGATTGAAGAGAGTGTCCAGCACATGAATGAATCAGGCATGCTGAAAGAACAAGGCAAGACAAAGGAAGAAGCACGTGAATTCATGCATCAATTTTTCCCAGATTTAAAAAGGTGGAAACATCAATAAAGTTTATTCCAATAGCAAAAAATGGATGCTACCTCATTATCGAATAAAATGACTTCACATAATGTATTTGGTAATAAGTAAAAAATGGAATTTTATTTTTGTCGCTATTTTTTAAAGAGCAGAAATATAATAGGGGATTGTGACTTGAGGGATCTCATGATTATTAAAACTGAATAAACAGTGTCCATAAGAAATAAGCCCGTCCCCCAAAATACAAGAACAAATTTCTGGGGAGCGGGCTTATTTCTCGGAGCTGAACATCACTATCACAAACTCATGATAAGTTTAAGACGTTCCTGACTGGAATCGAACCAGCGACCTATCGCTTAGGAGGCGATCGCTCTATCCTACTGAGCTACAGGAACAAGCATCAATACTATTATTTTAGCGCTTTGAAGGCATACATGCAAGCTGATTTTTAGAGCAAAACGTTTCCAATAAAGGAATCCTGAGTGGTAGAATGAGGGTGATAAAGGGGGTTTTGATTATGTCTGATAAGCCAAAAGAAGAAGTAATTGCAGAACGTTTAGATGAAGCAAAAAGAGAACGTGAAGAAATTACGAAAGAGGCAATCCAAAAACACGAAGAAGAAAAACCTGTAGAAAAAGAAAGTCGCAAATTTACGTTTACTAAAAAAGAAGATTTATTATAAACATATCTATGGAAAAACAAAAAAAGTTCTGGGATTTCCAGATCTTTTTTTGTTTTATTATTACGCCCAGTCGCCATTTCTGAAGATCGGCACGCGTGAGCCATCTTCGCGGATACCATCAATATCCATTTTATCTGAACCAACCATGAAATCCACATGCGTCTGGCTTCGATTCAAGCCTGCAGCTGCCAATTCTTCATCGGTCATTTCTGTTCCACCTTGCACACTAAACGCATAGGCTGAACCAAGTGCTAAATGGTTTGAAGCATTTTCGTCGAATAATGTGTTATAGAAAATGATACCAGATTGTGAAATCGGTGAAGGATCAGGAACTAGAGCAACTTCGCCTAAACGACGTGCACCTTCATCGGTATCTAGTAGTTTTGCCAAGACTTCTTGTCCTTGTTCCGCTGAAAAATCAACGACTTTACCGTCTTTAAATGTAAATTTCATTCCAGTAATGGTCGTTCCTGCATAACTTAAAGGTTTCGTACTTGAGATATACCCATCCACGCGATGACTATCAGGTGCGGTGAAGACTTCTTCTGTTGGCATGTTTGCCATGAATTTTTCATCACGAGCATTATAGCTTCCAGCGCCTTCCCACAAGTGATTTTTCGGCAAGCCAATTACGATATCTGTCCCTGGGGCAGTATAATGTAAAGCTGTAAATTGTTCTTTGTTCAATTCTTCTGCTTTTGTCGCTAGTTTTTCATCGTGATTTTTCCAAGCAATTACAGGATCAGATTCATAAATGCGAGTCGTTTTGAAAATCTCATCCCATAATGCGTCGACTTGTTCTTCCCCTGGTAGATCAGGGAATACTTTTGCTGCCCACTGTTTCCCAGCAGCTGCGACAACTGTCCAACTTACTTTATTTGATTGTGTCGCTTTTCTTAGATTCATCAATGCTTTTCCAACTGCTGATTGATAAGTGGCTACACGATCATTGTCAACTCCTGCGAATGCATCTGGATCAGAAGAAACAACGCTGATTCTGCTCGCACCTTTTTCAATCCAATCATCTGCTTGATCGATTTTATATTGTGGAACTGTAGAGATTCGATCATCTGCAGCGTGAGTCAAGAATTCTTTTTGAATGATATCATCTGTCCATTGAACGATCACCTCATCTGCACCTAATTGGTAAGCCTCTTTCGTGATCAATCGGGCTAATTCCGCTTGCTCTACATTGATTTGTAAGACTACTGTGTGCCCTTTCGATACATTGACCCCTGTTTCTGCAATTAAACGGGCGTATTTTTTTAAATTAACATTAAAATCAGCTAACATAATTAAATTCCTCCTCATCGTATTTTTTGTAATTCCTCATTGTATGATAACATTTTATTAGAAGTGAAACAAATAAACATCTGATAAAATAATCATTTGTTTTTAATTAGAAAACACAAAAAAGCGTTGATATCCGAGTATAATGACAGAAAAATTTGTAAAAAATAAAAAAACAAGTTTTGCTTATTGAAAAAAAATGGTACAATAGTATTAATCAATGGTGGAAGCGTTATAAAAAATTTCAAGGAGATTAGAAAATTATGGCAAGAAAAAAAACGATAACAAAGGAGCAGATTTTGGCAGCCGCCTATGAAGTTGCTGCCAATGAAGGATTTTCAAAATTCACTGCGAGAAACATTGCAAATAAAATGAACTGTTCTACTCAACCAATCTATCTAGAGTTTAAAAATATGGATGATTTGAAACACGCGCTATTTGAGCAAATCTACGATTATCTAAAATACGAAGTCTTTCCTGTAGAACATACCGGCAATACGATTGTCGATCTAGCGTTGAATTACATCCATTTCGCAAATCGTGAAAAGAAATTATATAGCTCACTTTACTTGGAAGAGTATGGCGGCGGAAGAGAGATGCAAAATTTCTCCTATAATTACTTTATGGACGTAGTGAAAGAAGATCCAAAATACATGGACTTGTCAGATGATAAACTAGTCTCGCTTCACAATGGGACTTGGATCATTGCAACAGGTATCGCAGCTTTGATGTCATCGAATATCATCCATCCGACGGATACACAAATCGAGAAGATGATCCAAGATAGCATCAATGCCATTTTAAGCTTAAAAGATCCGATTGAAGTAGACTGATCTGCTTATTTGAAAAATTGATCGACCCCATTTGATAGTAATGCCTTGATTTACAAAACGTAATGCTTCTAAATAAAAAGGCTCTTTGTCAATAAGGACTGATGAGTTGTGCAAAATCAAATCTGGGTCAGAATGAACCTCATTCTGGCTCAGATTTTTTGTTATCTTACTTTGATTAATTGATTGATCAAAAAGATTCTAATTCTCATGTTCTCGAATGATTTAAATCCGTAGGATACTCGTTTCATTGTCTTTATGTGGGTATTCTTCGCTTCTATTTTTCCATTGGAATAAGGATAGATCATTGCGTTGGTGATGCCTTCTTCATAGGTCAGAAGGTTTTGAAGCTTTTCCCGAAAGCTGTCATCCAACGTTTCGGGAAGTTCTGCTAATAAGGAGAAAAATAAGTCAGGGTCTTTGTCTCGAAAGGCTTCAACTAATTCATGAAAAAAGGGATACGCCTCCTTTAGGGGCGTAGAAAACTCAAGCAATCGATCAATCATCATTGCTTCAGTAAGAAATGGGTATTTTGGTGCTCGGAAACTTTTCCATGTTTTGTATTCATAATGGTTGATGTTTGCACGATTTTTTAGCAAAAAGCGCCAGTTCTTTTTCAGTTTTTCTGCCTGGCTTTTCTGTCCTGCTTTACGAAGTTCATTCATTTCACGGATACGCAACTCATTGAACGCTTGATTCATGTGTTTGACAATATGAAACCGATCAATCACTATTTTCGCATTTGGCAGAACACGTTTGGTGAGCTGGAAGTAGGCGGCGTTCATGTCTGTCACCAAGAATTCTACTTCTTCTGGATTGGTACACTTTAAGAAATAGCTTGTTAATCGAGGTAATTTACGCGTAGGCAAAACATCTATTAATTTTCCTGTTTCGCCATCTGCGCAAATAAAGCTCATTTTATCTTCTATGGAAGCATGCGAACGAAATTCATCAACCATCAATACTCTTGGGAGAATCTTCTTAGATTGCTTTGGTAAATAGCTTTTAAACTCTTTCAATGTACGAATAACAGTGGTCAAAGATACCTGACAGCTTTTCGCAATAAAAGATAAAGATACTTTTTCAGTCAGTAAAGAAGCAATTTTATATCTAACATGATTTGCGATTGAATGTCTGGATTGGACAAAATAACTTTGAGCAGTCCAATGGGTTCGGCAGTTTTTACAGGTATAGCGCTGCTTTTTTAGGCGCATAACCAAAGGCATATGATTGTATTGTTCAAAACGGACAATCGTTTCTTTTTTTCCATTTTTCACTATAATTGCTTTCCCGTTTCCATCTACCACAGTAGAACCACAACTTCTACAAGCACGAGGAGTAGGCGAGAGAACAGCATCGACGACCAACGTCTTTTTCTTCTGAAGGGTCTCGTAAGAGACCTCTGTAATCATCAAATCTTTCTCTATTATTCTCAGCATTTTTTTGATAGAATCATTCATATAGCATATCGTCCTCTCAGTTGTTTATTTTGTGGTGATTTAATCATACTAGAGAACGATATGTTTTTTAATACCTAAAATGAAAATGGGACTGAAGAATCAATTCTGATTCATCAGTCCCATAAATTATAGAGCCAATAAAAAGAAGGATGTGGTAAACACATCCTTCTTTTTGTGATTAAGATAACATGGATACAAGAGATTTTGCGAACGCTTCAAGATTTTCAATATCTTCTTCCTCAGCGTTTAAATCAACTTTCACGCTTTCGGCACCTTTAACAGCACCAGTTTTTGCAAAGGCAGCATCAAAATCGTCCACTGACTTACAAAACTCATCATAGAAAGTATCTCCAGAGCCACACACACCGTAGATTTTTCCAGGTAATTCAAGTTCTTGTAAATCTTCATAAAAATCAACGATTTCGTCCGGTAGATCACCGTCATCGTATGTATAAGTAGCAACTACGCAAATATCTGCTTCTTGAAAGTCTTCTGCATCTACTTGTGTGCATTCATTGATTTCAACATCGATATCCATATTTTCCAGAGCCTCTGCAACAATATCGGCGATTTCTTCCGTGTTACCAGTCATACTTGCATAAACGATTTTTGCTAAAGCCATAAGGCGCCTCCTAAATTTTAATGAATAGCATTTCAACAACTACCAATTATACCAAAAGTTTGAGAAAAAGGAAGCAAGATTTATAAAGGTACTATGGGATTTGGCTAAATACTTCCTACTATGTTAAAATAAAAAGGATTTGTAAAAAGGAGACGAGAATAGATGATAACATTAAAATCAGCACGTGAGATCGAAGCAATGGCAGAGTCTGGTGCATTATTAGCAGATGTCCATAAAAATCTGCGAGACT is part of the Enterococcus mundtii genome and harbors:
- a CDS encoding PTS sugar transporter subunit IIB, whose amino-acid sequence is MEKKTIMLVCSAGMSTSLLVTKMQKAAEEKGMEADIFAVSASDADNNLESKNVDVLLLGPQVRFMKAQFEQKLAPKGIPLDVINMQDYGMMNGAKVLEQAEKLMK
- a CDS encoding PTS lactose/cellobiose transporter subunit IIA; this translates as MEDQQNLEAIMGLIMYGGNAKSDAMEAISAAKKGDFDLAEQKIRDAEASLVEAHHSQTQMLTQEAQGNHMQVTLLTVHSQDHLMTSIAFTDLAKEIIDLYRRTYVE
- a CDS encoding PTS sugar transporter subunit IIC → MNGLTSWMEKYILPVAGRIGAQKHLVALRDAFIGTMPATMAGSVAVMINAIIRDLPQQFISTYADSLAADKGFFAVLNVIIGINGFVWNGTLAIAGLIFAFSWGYNLARAYGVNDLAGGIVGLATLIQGIAFGPSLSAALNVNVPQNVADAINGSEIGATIADGTLSVGLWGWLKLDHLNGNAYFTVMIMGAISVIIFCKLMLANITIKMPDSVPPAVSKAFAAILPATISLYVIAIINYVVGRVADGQLIIDLVQKYIAEPFLGLSQGIGAVLIVTIFVQIFWFFGIHGPNVLAPVLEGIWGQAQLINIDIFQKGYNGKTGTPAVLDAIEDGKAYMWVRGSFDAFAWFGGSGGTIVLLIAILLLSKRADYLTVAKLSIGPGIFNINEPVMFGLPIVLNAIMFIPFLVAPVVATTIGWVATYLGLVAPVSQQVTWVVPPFLLSFLATGADWRAPIVTLVCMVVTFLIWAPFVMSANKMDPAAGEPK
- a CDS encoding DUF3188 domain-containing protein, with translation MIKNGLFLCSIGSLIILYSLNPGTQQYDIYSMVTGLFFAGLGIYFFLKGKKKEEAKEKKN
- a CDS encoding DUF3284 domain-containing protein produces the protein MEIIKTLNIPASFFYDKVMDSVLFDVRKATGKSVTRKQLKNLEYVKQFSQNNRARIIIEEVIDNQSYKFRTSTTKNDFVVHYQIKPIDEKSCEVHYTEQMESHGMLQKMNDMILGTMLMYFKKRRFKKMLGMIEESY
- the eis gene encoding enhanced intracellular survival protein Eis produces the protein MTNVIKELGNQALEEMYALATYAFNSQDTDERRERFKMIVENSWNYGFLDPEGHLTSQVMATPFSVDFYGKNYLMAGIGYVASYPEARGQGGINRIMEKILEDCRERNVTLSYLAPFSYPFYRRYGYEQLFDRISYELASRDMPAVKKTTGYMKRTSFEESVDAIRSIYTNMPESTRGGLVREEWWYSYKFKQRKENQYALYYDREGNATGYVVYKLAAPTFIIVEMGYLNHEALKGLMRFIGSHSGAFDSFEYTCGFSGYSKNYLLDNPFAKTTITPYMMGRIVDVEKFMQTYPFRHAINFSIHVTEDPYAKWNEGFFDISYVNGVLEVKKVQQTELPVVSGTIQSLTQLLLGYQTVEELDFHEKIKVEGALVAELSQSLPNQQPILNDYF
- a CDS encoding zinc ribbon domain-containing protein, which gives rise to MEAMTNCQSCGMSLDSVEILGTNKNNSKSEEYCIYCYKDGAFLTDCTMDEMIEESVQHMNESGMLKEQGKTKEEAREFMHQFFPDLKRWKHQ
- a CDS encoding aminopeptidase, whose amino-acid sequence is MLADFNVNLKKYARLIAETGVNVSKGHTVVLQINVEQAELARLITKEAYQLGADEVIVQWTDDIIQKEFLTHAADDRISTVPQYKIDQADDWIEKGASRISVVSSDPDAFAGVDNDRVATYQSAVGKALMNLRKATQSNKVSWTVVAAAGKQWAAKVFPDLPGEEQVDALWDEIFKTTRIYESDPVIAWKNHDEKLATKAEELNKEQFTALHYTAPGTDIVIGLPKNHLWEGAGSYNARDEKFMANMPTEEVFTAPDSHRVDGYISSTKPLSYAGTTITGMKFTFKDGKVVDFSAEQGQEVLAKLLDTDEGARRLGEVALVPDPSPISQSGIIFYNTLFDENASNHLALGSAYAFSVQGGTEMTDEELAAAGLNRSQTHVDFMVGSDKMDIDGIREDGSRVPIFRNGDWA
- a CDS encoding TetR/AcrR family transcriptional regulator; protein product: MARKKTITKEQILAAAYEVAANEGFSKFTARNIANKMNCSTQPIYLEFKNMDDLKHALFEQIYDYLKYEVFPVEHTGNTIVDLALNYIHFANREKKLYSSLYLEEYGGGREMQNFSYNYFMDVVKEDPKYMDLSDDKLVSLHNGTWIIATGIAALMSSNIIHPTDTQIEKMIQDSINAILSLKDPIEVD
- a CDS encoding ISL3-like element ISEfa11 family transposase; translated protein: MNDSIKKMLRIIEKDLMITEVSYETLQKKKTLVVDAVLSPTPRACRSCGSTVVDGNGKAIIVKNGKKETIVRFEQYNHMPLVMRLKKQRYTCKNCRTHWTAQSYFVQSRHSIANHVRYKIASLLTEKVSLSFIAKSCQVSLTTVIRTLKEFKSYLPKQSKKILPRVLMVDEFRSHASIEDKMSFICADGETGKLIDVLPTRKLPRLTSYFLKCTNPEEVEFLVTDMNAAYFQLTKRVLPNAKIVIDRFHIVKHMNQAFNELRIREMNELRKAGQKSQAEKLKKNWRFLLKNRANINHYEYKTWKSFRAPKYPFLTEAMMIDRLLEFSTPLKEAYPFFHELVEAFRDKDPDLFFSLLAELPETLDDSFREKLQNLLTYEEGITNAMIYPYSNGKIEAKNTHIKTMKRVSYGFKSFENMRIRIFLINQLIKVR
- a CDS encoding flavodoxin translates to MALAKIVYASMTGNTEEIADIVAEALENMDIDVEINECTQVDAEDFQEADICVVATYTYDDGDLPDEIVDFYEDLQELELPGKIYGVCGSGDTFYDEFCKSVDDFDAAFAKTGAVKGAESVKVDLNAEEEDIENLEAFAKSLVSMLS